The following are encoded in a window of Ignicoccus islandicus DSM 13165 genomic DNA:
- a CDS encoding pyruvate ferredoxin oxidoreductase subunit gamma: protein MSLVEVRWHGRGGQGAVTASEIVAIAAISEGKYAQAFPSFGVERRGAPVEAYTRISDSPIYVRSKIYTPDIMVVLDPTLLEPRLAQGLKEGGTVIVNTEKSPEEVKKILNREDAKVATVDATKIALETLKRPIVNTAILGAFVKVTGLVSLDSVLEAVKSKVPPRTVEANIEAVKRAYEEVIVP from the coding sequence TTGTCTCTAGTCGAGGTTAGATGGCACGGTCGAGGTGGTCAAGGAGCCGTTACGGCTTCGGAGATCGTAGCTATAGCCGCTATAAGCGAGGGGAAGTACGCTCAAGCGTTTCCTTCCTTCGGCGTCGAAAGGAGAGGAGCACCGGTAGAAGCATATACTCGAATTAGCGATTCTCCTATCTACGTTAGATCTAAAATATATACACCAGATATTATGGTCGTATTAGATCCTACTCTATTAGAACCACGACTAGCGCAAGGCTTGAAGGAAGGGGGAACGGTAATAGTTAACACGGAAAAATCTCCTGAAGAGGTCAAAAAGATACTAAATAGAGAAGATGCTAAAGTCGCAACTGTAGACGCAACGAAGATAGCCCTAGAAACTCTAAAGAGGCCGATAGTCAATACAGCCATCTTAGGCGCTTTCGTAAAAGTAACTGGTTTAGTTTCTTTAGATTCAGTACTAGAAGCTGTAAAGTCTAAAGTCCCCCCAAGAACAGTAGAGGCCAACATAGAAGCTGTTAAAAGAGCATATGAAGAGGTGATAGTCCCATGA
- a CDS encoding type 1 glutamine amidotransferase domain-containing protein, translating to MKAVILIGPLVDEYEVVVPYALFKAHGFEVDVASFESGKPVTGKRGFELELVPNKSFSELDPSEYDTVIIAGGYAPDKVRRDENVKKFVKEMFNQGKLILSICHGGWVLISAGIAKGKRITGSQGIWDDLRNAGAIVEDAPLVIDGNVVSVKTWREFDHLIKNFDKVLEILKNN from the coding sequence ATGAAGGCAGTGATATTGATTGGTCCGTTAGTGGACGAATACGAAGTCGTTGTACCCTACGCGTTGTTCAAGGCCCATGGATTCGAAGTCGATGTAGCGTCTTTCGAAAGCGGAAAACCAGTCACAGGAAAGAGAGGATTCGAACTAGAGCTAGTTCCTAACAAGTCGTTCTCTGAGCTCGATCCAAGCGAATATGATACTGTGATTATTGCTGGGGGCTATGCTCCAGACAAAGTTAGAAGAGATGAGAACGTGAAAAAGTTTGTAAAGGAAATGTTCAATCAAGGGAAATTAATTTTGAGTATTTGTCATGGAGGATGGGTTCTAATCAGCGCGGGGATAGCCAAAGGTAAGAGGATAACTGGGAGTCAAGGTATATGGGACGACTTGAGGAACGCTGGAGCAATAGTTGAAGATGCCCCTCTAGTTATTGATGGAAACGTCGTTAGCGTAAAGACGTGGAGGGAATTTGATCATCTAATAAAGAACTTCGATAAAGTCTTAGAGATATTGAAAAATAACTAA
- a CDS encoding MraY family glycosyltransferase, with protein MDEPMLLASMIAAITGFITTYYVTMKWIRLAKRVGLVGKDMNKPNEVMVPEAGGVGFVMGSALAISLMIGIEVFVLGVRNYTVYLLASLSVLLMAAFVGFIDDILGWKKGLSHKAKVLSTIPIAIPLMAVKAGTSVMNIPFIGPIDFGIFYSLVIVPIGVVGASNAFNILAGLNGLEASMAIIIFSTLAIVAFHHGAMLACALSIILTASAIAFLLWNKYPAKVFPGDVFTYSVGAMVATIAILGNLEGAALILYAPYFLEFALYVRGKLNGIEKECWGKPVNGCLEPLYDKIYSVTHLLMVVLKKIKGCATEKDVVILLDVIEIAIALVVIYIYVIAWH; from the coding sequence TTGGATGAGCCAATGCTTTTAGCCTCTATGATAGCGGCGATAACGGGGTTTATCACTACCTACTACGTAACTATGAAATGGATTAGGCTAGCTAAAAGGGTCGGGTTAGTTGGTAAAGACATGAACAAACCTAATGAAGTAATGGTACCGGAGGCCGGTGGTGTTGGGTTCGTTATGGGTTCAGCTCTCGCTATCTCTTTAATGATAGGAATAGAGGTTTTCGTCTTAGGGGTCAGGAATTACACAGTCTACTTGTTGGCCTCTCTCTCAGTACTACTGATGGCAGCTTTCGTGGGCTTCATTGATGACATACTTGGCTGGAAGAAAGGCCTTTCGCATAAGGCTAAGGTACTATCGACTATCCCTATAGCTATACCTCTAATGGCCGTCAAGGCTGGCACGTCCGTAATGAACATACCTTTCATAGGTCCTATAGACTTCGGCATATTTTATTCACTCGTGATAGTTCCAATAGGAGTCGTTGGCGCTTCCAATGCTTTCAACATATTGGCAGGTCTTAATGGCTTAGAAGCATCCATGGCTATAATAATATTCTCTACACTAGCTATAGTTGCTTTTCATCATGGGGCCATGCTAGCGTGCGCTCTCTCAATAATACTAACCGCTTCTGCAATAGCCTTTCTCCTATGGAATAAGTATCCCGCTAAGGTGTTTCCTGGAGACGTTTTCACTTATTCCGTTGGTGCGATGGTAGCTACAATAGCTATACTAGGGAATCTTGAAGGCGCAGCCTTAATTCTGTACGCACCCTACTTCTTAGAGTTCGCTTTATACGTTCGAGGCAAGTTAAATGGAATAGAGAAAGAATGCTGGGGCAAGCCCGTTAACGGATGTTTAGAACCGCTTTACGATAAAATATACAGTGTTACTCATCTGTTAATGGTAGTCTTAAAGAAGATAAAAGGTTGTGCAACCGAAAAGGACGTCGTCATACTATTAGATGTTATAGAAATAGCGATAGCCCTCGTAGTCATATACATATATGTAATCGCTTGGCATTAG
- a CDS encoding KaiC domain-containing protein, which produces MIIRRVKTGVPGMDEILYGGIPERNVVLLSGGPGTGKSIFSQQFLWYGLQQGEPGIYVALEEHPVQIKRNMIQFGWDVRPYEKKGMFAIVDAFTGGIGETAKREKYVVRDPTDVGLLVDVIKEAIRDTGAKRAAIDSVSTLYLTKPVIARSVVMQLKRVLSGLGLTSILVSQVSAQERGFGGPGVEHAADGIIRLDLDEYDGELYRSLIVWKMRGTKHSMRRHPFDITDHGLIVYYNKVLRVRGGRAFIEQLPEKVVEEMEKAAQKVEDVYEEAE; this is translated from the coding sequence ATGATAATTCGTAGAGTGAAAACTGGAGTTCCTGGAATGGACGAAATACTTTACGGAGGAATTCCCGAAAGGAACGTAGTTCTCTTAAGCGGAGGTCCTGGTACTGGGAAGAGCATATTCTCTCAACAATTCTTGTGGTATGGCCTTCAGCAAGGCGAACCAGGCATCTACGTGGCTCTAGAGGAACACCCTGTTCAAATAAAGAGAAATATGATTCAATTCGGATGGGATGTTAGGCCCTATGAAAAGAAGGGCATGTTCGCCATCGTTGATGCCTTTACCGGAGGCATTGGCGAGACCGCAAAGAGGGAGAAGTACGTAGTTAGAGATCCAACCGATGTGGGCTTGCTTGTAGATGTAATAAAGGAGGCCATAAGGGATACTGGTGCGAAGCGAGCTGCAATAGACTCCGTTTCAACCTTGTACCTAACTAAACCTGTAATAGCTAGGAGCGTCGTCATGCAACTCAAGAGGGTGCTCAGCGGTTTAGGCCTCACTAGCATTCTCGTAAGCCAAGTATCTGCCCAAGAGAGGGGATTCGGCGGGCCCGGTGTTGAGCACGCGGCTGACGGTATAATAAGACTTGATCTGGATGAGTACGACGGAGAACTTTACAGGTCGCTAATTGTATGGAAAATGAGGGGAACGAAACACTCCATGAGACGTCACCCCTTCGATATAACCGATCACGGTTTGATAGTGTATTACAACAAAGTTCTAAGGGTAAGAGGTGGTAGAGCTTTCATCGAACAACTTCCTGAGAAAGTAGTGGAAGAGATGGAGAAGGCTGCACAGAAGGTTGAAGACGTCTATGAAGAAGCCGAATAA
- a CDS encoding S8 family peptidase: MERILLTFFLILLLSFSASAEVIQLKDIGWIYGPNGLTAIRGGGNPIRELLLDNYVASHVAQSSSGSCKYGWWSEVLGVSYARDHGLDGTGVKVLVIDSGVDDNVLQEALGRKIDYHFNAAYEVYKDLCLGNLTINGIEYCYIDKYKLDSWRTEYVAIPLSPVDEIGHGTAVAATVLSVAPNVTLYSAKVNIDLIDIDDRGNVYIIQSLLDPLAIHWALAKAVYGPDGVPNTNDDVDVVNMSLGGVIYPLPSYLSVINLGDELLAWYIFKQPISENSNRVLFVASAGNSGDRVVSIPAIVEEVVGVSALEYYNGEWKLASFSTTGLGVDFASLGSGLYLPVPKDSLIARLITDGCGTEGNYTKWVRLDGTSFSSPLVAGIAALWKQYTNAEGNELFKILANHAMDVLSSGKDLESGYGVPIAPFYEPPNSSQVSSSVPSTPLAVFLYPLLRSIRNYMIRKIR, translated from the coding sequence TTGGAGCGGATATTGTTAACGTTCTTCTTAATCCTCTTGCTATCGTTCTCAGCTTCTGCTGAGGTAATTCAATTGAAGGACATTGGTTGGATTTACGGTCCTAACGGCCTCACTGCCATTAGGGGTGGTGGGAATCCCATTCGCGAATTGCTACTCGATAATTACGTTGCCAGTCACGTTGCGCAATCGTCCTCTGGTTCTTGTAAATACGGTTGGTGGAGCGAGGTACTAGGCGTTAGTTACGCTAGGGACCACGGTCTCGATGGTACTGGAGTCAAGGTATTGGTAATAGACAGTGGCGTTGATGATAACGTTTTGCAAGAAGCATTAGGGAGGAAGATTGATTATCACTTCAATGCAGCTTATGAAGTATACAAGGACTTATGTTTAGGCAATTTGACTATTAATGGCATTGAATATTGCTATATAGATAAGTACAAGTTGGACTCTTGGCGAACGGAATACGTGGCAATTCCTCTCTCCCCAGTTGACGAGATAGGTCATGGTACGGCTGTGGCGGCAACGGTCCTTTCAGTTGCACCGAACGTAACCCTTTACTCGGCAAAGGTTAACATAGACCTAATTGATATTGACGATCGAGGAAATGTATACATCATTCAAAGCCTCCTTGATCCACTTGCCATTCACTGGGCCCTTGCGAAAGCAGTCTACGGCCCTGATGGAGTACCGAATACAAATGACGATGTTGACGTGGTTAACATGAGTCTGGGTGGCGTAATTTATCCATTGCCTTCATATCTTTCCGTAATAAACCTCGGAGACGAGCTGTTAGCTTGGTATATATTCAAACAACCAATTAGCGAAAATAGTAACAGAGTATTATTTGTAGCATCAGCTGGGAATTCGGGCGATAGGGTCGTTTCAATACCGGCAATAGTCGAAGAGGTAGTAGGTGTTTCTGCATTAGAGTATTACAACGGCGAATGGAAATTGGCTTCCTTTAGTACTACGGGATTAGGCGTAGACTTCGCGTCACTTGGTTCCGGTCTGTACTTACCTGTACCTAAGGATTCCCTCATTGCTAGGTTGATTACAGACGGATGTGGTACTGAAGGTAACTACACTAAGTGGGTTAGACTAGACGGCACGTCGTTTTCGTCACCCCTCGTCGCTGGAATAGCTGCCTTATGGAAGCAATACACTAATGCAGAAGGAAACGAACTTTTCAAGATATTAGCGAACCATGCAATGGACGTTCTATCTAGTGGAAAGGATCTAGAAAGCGGTTACGGCGTACCAATTGCTCCGTTCTACGAACCTCCCAACAGTAGTCAAGTTAGCTCGAGCGTGCCCTCAACTCCTCTAGCAGTATTCCTTTACCCCTTACTTAGATCTATTAGGAACTATATGATAAGGAAAATCAGGTAG
- the map gene encoding type II methionyl aminopeptidase encodes MNDLELYLKAGEAVSKALERGFELVKPNASVLEICEEVEDVIRKLSDGPAFPCNLSVSYEAAHYSPIPDDNKKLPEKGIVKLDLGAHVQGRIADAAISIVLDESVKKHVKLSNAVKMALHRAIEKVKPNVPVALIGSTINYTLKKEGFKPIRNLGGHSLGLYLVHSGVSIPNVPERLPFRLEKGGAYAIEPFGTDGAGYVVEGEEVTIFSLNPRPPKHSLLKVSDEEKHLMVEIENRFKTLPFSPRWLLDVYPYDRLIEILASLTKKGILIDYPVLLEAKRGEVAQWEHTILITDKEAIVTTKTSLH; translated from the coding sequence GTGAACGACCTCGAGCTATACTTGAAGGCCGGTGAGGCCGTTTCCAAGGCTCTTGAACGAGGTTTCGAGTTAGTAAAACCCAACGCGAGCGTTCTGGAGATATGCGAAGAAGTGGAAGACGTTATTAGGAAACTGTCAGATGGTCCAGCCTTCCCATGTAACCTGAGCGTTTCCTATGAAGCGGCGCACTATTCACCTATACCAGACGACAACAAGAAACTGCCCGAGAAAGGTATAGTAAAACTTGACTTAGGCGCACATGTACAAGGCAGGATAGCGGATGCAGCTATAAGCATTGTTCTAGACGAAAGCGTTAAGAAGCACGTGAAACTGTCTAACGCCGTTAAAATGGCATTACATAGAGCTATCGAGAAAGTCAAACCGAACGTACCGGTCGCTCTAATCGGTTCTACCATTAACTATACGCTTAAGAAGGAGGGTTTCAAGCCTATCAGGAACTTAGGTGGACACAGTCTGGGTTTGTACTTAGTTCACTCGGGCGTAAGCATTCCCAACGTACCGGAGAGACTACCATTTAGATTAGAGAAAGGAGGTGCTTATGCAATAGAACCGTTCGGTACGGATGGTGCGGGATACGTTGTAGAGGGAGAAGAAGTAACGATATTCTCGCTAAATCCTCGACCCCCGAAACACTCCTTACTAAAGGTAAGCGATGAGGAGAAACATTTAATGGTTGAAATAGAAAATAGGTTCAAGACGTTACCATTCTCTCCGCGATGGCTGCTAGACGTTTACCCCTATGATAGACTGATCGAAATATTAGCGTCATTGACCAAGAAGGGAATTCTGATAGATTACCCCGTGTTACTAGAGGCGAAGAGAGGAGAAGTAGCTCAATGGGAACACACTATACTTATAACTGATAAGGAAGCGATCGTCACCACGAAGACTTCTTTGCATTGA
- a CDS encoding radical SAM protein: MLRPDAISVWKDPEVNRRLKWYKSVMLNKRQAKFLIARSIPSGYTFKELTKLTEEELWRLHSSLKKEFSYKWEEARKGEWFKTVEGNFLDLKAVLVRKLVSPKCRLCERRCNVDRSKRIGACFVDDKVYVHSAFLHLGEEAPLVPSGTIFYGGCPFKCVFCQNWDVSQANARNGQITYAKELARIQEGLRLEGARNVNHVGGDPIPSAHEIVSSMRFLNVNVPQLWNSNMYMTSELMDIIEDLIDIWLPDFKYWNDNCALRLSGVKNYREVVTRNIERASKSGDVIIRHLILPNHLECDTFPILEWIAKNLKDKVLVNIMDQYRPEYLVLRYPERWPDIARTPTLEEVRAAREYASELGIVWEPVS, translated from the coding sequence TTGTTAAGGCCTGATGCAATAAGTGTGTGGAAGGATCCTGAAGTAAATAGAAGACTGAAATGGTATAAATCAGTAATGCTTAACAAGAGGCAAGCGAAGTTCCTAATAGCTAGGTCGATCCCGAGCGGTTATACCTTCAAAGAATTAACGAAACTAACAGAGGAAGAACTCTGGAGACTACACTCATCCTTAAAGAAGGAATTCTCGTATAAGTGGGAAGAGGCTAGGAAGGGCGAATGGTTCAAAACAGTAGAAGGTAACTTCCTAGACTTGAAGGCCGTTCTTGTACGGAAACTGGTATCGCCGAAATGTCGCTTGTGCGAAAGGCGTTGCAACGTTGATCGATCAAAGAGAATAGGTGCTTGTTTCGTTGACGATAAAGTTTACGTGCATTCGGCGTTTCTTCATTTAGGCGAGGAAGCGCCGTTGGTACCGTCAGGCACCATTTTCTACGGGGGTTGTCCGTTTAAGTGCGTCTTTTGTCAGAATTGGGACGTGAGTCAAGCTAACGCTAGGAACGGACAGATTACGTACGCGAAAGAACTTGCTAGAATACAAGAAGGTCTTAGATTAGAGGGAGCTAGGAACGTGAATCACGTAGGTGGAGATCCTATTCCATCAGCTCACGAAATAGTTTCTTCAATGAGATTTTTGAACGTAAACGTTCCACAACTATGGAACAGCAACATGTATATGACTTCCGAATTGATGGATATAATAGAGGATCTGATAGACATATGGCTCCCCGACTTCAAATACTGGAACGATAATTGCGCATTGAGACTCTCAGGTGTGAAGAATTATAGAGAAGTGGTCACTAGAAACATCGAAAGAGCCTCAAAGAGCGGAGACGTGATAATAAGGCATCTAATACTACCGAACCATCTGGAATGCGACACTTTCCCCATACTTGAGTGGATAGCTAAGAACTTGAAAGACAAGGTCCTAGTCAATATTATGGATCAATACAGACCCGAATATTTGGTGCTAAGGTATCCCGAAAGGTGGCCAGATATCGCACGAACACCGACTCTCGAGGAAGTAAGGGCGGCTAGGGAGTATGCATCGGAATTAGGAATTGTATGGGAGCCCGTGAGCTAA
- the ribC gene encoding riboflavin synthase, with protein sequence MVCVAIVDTTFSRVDMASEAIKVLRKKVPGLKVKRYTVPGIKDIAVAVKKLFDEGCDAAMTFGWVGPTQTDKYSYLAMSIALQMVQINYGRHVIDVTVHEDEAEPIKLKEIALGRAREHAENLAVILTKGPQGLTPLAGTGQRQGWPDVGPL encoded by the coding sequence TTGGTATGTGTAGCTATAGTTGATACGACCTTCTCTAGGGTAGACATGGCGTCGGAAGCGATAAAGGTTTTGAGGAAAAAGGTTCCTGGACTCAAAGTAAAACGGTATACAGTGCCTGGCATAAAGGACATTGCAGTAGCAGTAAAGAAACTATTCGACGAAGGATGCGACGCAGCAATGACCTTCGGGTGGGTTGGGCCTACTCAAACAGATAAGTACTCTTACTTAGCTATGTCCATAGCCTTACAAATGGTTCAGATAAACTATGGACGACACGTAATAGACGTAACTGTTCATGAAGACGAAGCTGAACCAATTAAGTTGAAGGAAATAGCACTAGGAAGGGCGCGGGAACACGCCGAGAACCTCGCAGTAATTCTAACTAAGGGCCCTCAAGGCTTAACGCCTCTCGCCGGAACCGGTCAAAGACAAGGTTGGCCTGATGTAGGACCTCTATGA
- a CDS encoding translation initiation factor aIF-1A yields the protein MKKKPSTEKSKEVTLPGEGEVLCIVERIIGADYALIRCLDDPERVRKARIPGRMRRRVWIREGDIVIAAVWDFQPDRADITYRYQRDELKRLIAKGLLPKEIAELANITEEEIQATLQQLTMEEGEEE from the coding sequence TTGAAGAAGAAACCCAGTACGGAAAAGAGCAAGGAAGTGACGCTTCCCGGCGAAGGCGAAGTGTTGTGTATAGTTGAGAGAATAATAGGAGCTGACTACGCACTGATTAGGTGTCTTGACGATCCAGAGAGAGTTAGGAAAGCTAGAATCCCCGGAAGAATGAGAAGGAGAGTTTGGATAAGAGAAGGAGATATAGTAATTGCTGCAGTATGGGACTTCCAGCCAGATAGGGCTGACATTACTTATAGGTATCAACGAGACGAATTGAAGAGACTTATTGCAAAGGGTTTGTTACCCAAGGAAATAGCCGAATTAGCTAACATAACTGAAGAAGAAATTCAAGCTACCTTACAGCAACTCACAATGGAGGAGGGTGAGGAGGAGTGA
- a CDS encoding serine protein kinase RIO — MSKKVDEFVTKTEEELEKPTEEELEELEKELEEETEEEELLEEVEEKSPPPKELVQKRKFLKRQKDKDMFETVEEVFDTSTLMAVYELMRRGVIGELFGTISAGKEARVYCAKSPEGKDLAVKIYLTNTAEFRKGIRKYILGDPRFEQIANRGLRRLIYAWARKEFRNLKRFAKAGIRVPEPISVYKNVLVMEFIGENCKRAPLLVELAKPENKLSTEEWQKIFDTVVDYMVKMYQKAKLVHADLNEFNIMYWQGEPVIIDVSQAVPLSHPYADEFLRHDIQQIRRFFSSVGVEVPSFAELYSKITGME; from the coding sequence GTGAGCAAGAAAGTGGATGAGTTCGTAACGAAAACCGAGGAAGAACTCGAAAAGCCTACCGAGGAGGAACTAGAGGAACTAGAAAAGGAGTTAGAGGAAGAGACGGAGGAAGAAGAGCTGCTCGAGGAAGTAGAGGAGAAGAGCCCACCACCCAAGGAATTAGTTCAGAAGAGAAAGTTCTTAAAGCGTCAAAAGGATAAGGACATGTTTGAAACTGTAGAGGAGGTATTCGATACCTCAACTCTTATGGCTGTTTACGAACTGATGAGGAGAGGCGTTATAGGTGAACTTTTCGGAACGATCTCTGCAGGGAAGGAGGCTAGGGTTTACTGTGCAAAGTCTCCGGAAGGAAAGGATCTCGCAGTAAAGATATATCTAACTAACACAGCCGAGTTCAGGAAAGGCATCAGGAAATACATTCTAGGAGACCCTCGCTTCGAACAAATAGCTAACAGAGGACTTAGGAGACTTATCTACGCATGGGCTAGGAAGGAGTTTAGGAACTTGAAGAGATTCGCTAAGGCTGGTATTAGGGTACCGGAGCCTATATCTGTCTATAAAAACGTACTCGTAATGGAGTTCATTGGTGAGAACTGCAAACGTGCCCCACTCTTAGTCGAGCTAGCCAAACCAGAGAACAAGCTAAGCACTGAAGAATGGCAAAAGATATTCGATACGGTCGTTGATTACATGGTCAAAATGTATCAGAAAGCTAAATTAGTACACGCGGACTTAAACGAGTTCAATATAATGTACTGGCAAGGCGAACCTGTAATAATAGACGTCAGTCAAGCGGTACCTCTAAGCCACCCCTATGCAGACGAGTTCTTAAGACACGACATACAGCAAATTAGGAGGTTCTTCAGTTCCGTTGGCGTGGAGGTTCCTAGCTTCGCCGAACTTTACTCTAAGATAACTGGCATGGAATGA
- a CDS encoding metallophosphoesterase family protein, with product MRILHVSDLHGSTKAFELTKRLYRELGADLLIVSGDLTGKCVCNLDSVCKCVWGRRKDLSMGRDKFEASGGYVVDASNREIEARAPGLLAKAAHDRVKQWLESLHDINYFVIAGNVDHWLMNEALKEASKPMDFRGLRIDGCSLVPYTPFGTYREGSEEDVWECLPHEADILVSHTPPRGVVDVSNYHGGGHVGSTSVRKWIEEKQPLLSLHGHIHESRGYGKIGRTVVVNPGSEAEWGKLYFAIIDLEGDHVEVKLGEREYY from the coding sequence TTGAGGATCCTTCACGTAAGCGACCTTCACGGATCAACGAAAGCTTTCGAATTGACTAAAAGACTATACAGAGAATTAGGAGCGGACCTACTAATTGTCTCAGGAGACCTAACGGGTAAGTGCGTTTGTAATTTAGATTCAGTTTGCAAATGCGTATGGGGAAGACGTAAGGATCTATCAATGGGGAGAGATAAGTTCGAGGCGTCTGGAGGTTACGTGGTAGATGCGAGCAATAGGGAAATAGAAGCCAGGGCTCCGGGTTTGTTAGCTAAAGCAGCTCACGATAGGGTGAAACAGTGGTTGGAATCTCTGCACGATATCAATTACTTCGTAATTGCTGGAAACGTTGACCATTGGCTTATGAACGAGGCCTTGAAGGAGGCTTCCAAGCCTATGGATTTTAGGGGGTTGAGAATAGACGGATGCAGTCTAGTGCCATATACTCCTTTTGGAACTTATAGAGAGGGGAGCGAGGAGGACGTATGGGAATGCTTACCTCACGAAGCAGATATCTTAGTTTCACATACTCCACCGAGAGGAGTTGTAGATGTGAGTAACTATCACGGCGGAGGCCACGTGGGATCCACTTCCGTCCGAAAATGGATTGAGGAAAAGCAACCGTTGCTATCACTTCACGGTCACATACACGAATCCAGAGGCTACGGGAAGATAGGTAGAACCGTAGTCGTTAATCCAGGTTCGGAAGCCGAATGGGGCAAGCTATACTTCGCTATAATAGATTTGGAGGGCGATCACGTAGAGGTCAAGCTAGGTGAGAGGGAATACTATTGA
- the pdxT gene encoding pyridoxal 5'-phosphate synthase glutaminase subunit PdxT: MRAGVLALQGGVVEHLHMLKKAAEKLSINVELIEVRSKSDLEQVDVLVIPGGESTAIYRLSKRLGLIEPLKEKILEGTPTLGTCAGAAALAKQVVDAQSHKEYEPILGVMDVKVIRNYFGRQRESFEADLNINGIGQFRGIFIRAPVIEPLSSSVEVLAKFKDVTVAARQGNVIATSFHPELTSDTRIHQMLFEMVKK, translated from the coding sequence ATGCGCGCTGGTGTTTTAGCCTTACAAGGTGGTGTAGTGGAACATTTACATATGTTAAAGAAAGCAGCAGAGAAGCTTTCGATCAATGTTGAATTGATTGAGGTTAGGAGCAAGAGCGACTTAGAGCAAGTAGACGTATTAGTAATACCCGGTGGCGAAAGTACTGCTATTTATAGACTCTCTAAGAGGTTGGGATTGATAGAACCCCTCAAGGAGAAGATACTGGAGGGAACGCCTACTCTCGGAACATGCGCTGGTGCAGCCGCTTTGGCTAAACAAGTAGTTGACGCGCAAAGTCATAAGGAATATGAACCTATCCTGGGCGTAATGGACGTAAAGGTGATCAGAAACTATTTTGGAAGACAAAGAGAAAGTTTCGAAGCAGACCTTAATATCAATGGTATAGGCCAATTCAGAGGAATCTTCATACGAGCACCCGTTATTGAACCGCTTAGTAGTAGCGTTGAAGTGCTTGCTAAGTTCAAGGACGTAACAGTGGCAGCGAGACAAGGCAACGTCATCGCCACTTCTTTCCATCCAGAACTCACGTCCGATACTAGAATCCATCAGATGCTATTTGAGATGGTAAAGAAATAA
- a CDS encoding WD40 repeat domain-containing protein, whose translation MDRRILFALSLIAVSTEIVIGLSIDKFWSVKLQGTEGIKFSADGYLGVAGTDGCAYVFDIQGNLRQKVCRTEGMSDVSSFKNIFAFSCYDGYVYVIDPEKGLVGAHFVGFGSSDAITLLSDGYIACKWDCVYYKLGEIRWKLPLHWVENGPAVYMKTVYIPERDLKELLIVSLGNGEIRYRIRFRSPVWHATVCSGNLAVATSNSVYIFEIFDLTKPREILAINASKPFRVSFSPDCNYIAIADASRYLKVYDLKGNLTLSIELSNNATSVDWWSRYIAVALADGTVEVYVIHVPLFKSLSEYFLPILVLPLLLAISGIILYKRKKDSYLKF comes from the coding sequence ATGGATAGGAGAATACTTTTCGCTCTTTCACTAATTGCGGTCAGTACCGAAATAGTAATTGGTCTTAGCATTGACAAGTTCTGGAGCGTCAAGTTACAAGGCACGGAAGGAATAAAGTTTTCGGCAGACGGTTACCTAGGCGTAGCCGGAACTGATGGATGTGCGTACGTATTTGATATCCAAGGGAACTTACGTCAGAAGGTGTGTCGAACGGAAGGCATGTCTGACGTATCGTCTTTTAAAAACATATTTGCTTTCTCATGTTACGATGGCTACGTTTACGTGATCGATCCAGAGAAGGGATTGGTTGGCGCTCACTTCGTTGGGTTTGGGAGTAGCGATGCGATTACGTTACTATCAGATGGATACATTGCGTGCAAATGGGATTGCGTCTACTATAAGTTAGGGGAGATTCGTTGGAAGCTCCCACTTCATTGGGTTGAGAACGGACCTGCAGTTTACATGAAAACAGTTTATATTCCCGAAAGAGACCTTAAGGAGTTGCTAATAGTATCTTTAGGAAACGGTGAAATTAGATATCGAATAAGGTTTAGGTCTCCGGTTTGGCATGCAACCGTATGTTCCGGAAACCTCGCAGTGGCAACTTCTAATAGCGTTTATATATTTGAAATTTTCGATCTGACGAAGCCACGTGAAATACTTGCAATTAATGCAAGCAAACCGTTTAGAGTATCTTTCTCTCCAGATTGTAACTACATAGCTATCGCGGACGCTTCGAGGTACCTAAAGGTATACGACCTCAAAGGAAACCTAACCCTTAGCATAGAGCTCTCTAATAACGCTACTTCCGTTGATTGGTGGAGCCGATACATTGCCGTAGCGCTCGCAGATGGTACAGTCGAGGTTTACGTTATACATGTACCCTTGTTCAAGTCACTCTCTGAGTACTTCTTGCCTATATTAGTGCTACCGCTACTACTAGCGATCTCTGGAATCATACTTTATAAGAGGAAAAAGGATTCTTATTTAAAATTCTAG